One segment of Stenotrophomonas sp. SAU14A_NAIMI4_8 DNA contains the following:
- a CDS encoding MFS transporter gives MSSSPTAVGATRAAPLFAMAVAAGLGVANIYYNQPMLAAMAHDLGDVRVSSWIPALTQLGYAAGLLLLLPLGDRHERRRLIVLQFLAVAVALVVSALAPGLATLAIGAILLGAAATVAQQIVPFTALLVAPERRGAAIGTVMSGLLAGILLSRTLAGLVSSASSWRAMFWLGVPLALGAALLMARSLPRHAPPGHPPGYGALLGSLRTLWREHPLLRRATWAQALLFASFSVFWTTLSLHLAAPPLQLGAATAGLFGIIGVVGVAIAPMAGRLADRRGPAPVVRLGVLATLASWLLLGLWPGLPGLVLGVVVLDFGVQVALVSHQHQVYGLHPEFKSRLNTVFMTGMFLGGAFGSWAGALAWHHFGWTGVAVFGGALPLAALAVLQWRPTVQLARH, from the coding sequence ATGTCTTCCTCCCCCACTGCGGTCGGCGCCACGCGCGCCGCACCGTTGTTCGCCATGGCCGTGGCCGCCGGCCTGGGCGTGGCCAACATCTACTACAACCAGCCGATGCTGGCGGCCATGGCCCATGACCTGGGCGATGTGCGGGTAAGCAGCTGGATACCTGCGCTGACCCAGCTCGGCTACGCCGCCGGCCTGCTCCTGCTGCTGCCGCTGGGCGACCGCCACGAACGGCGGCGGCTGATCGTGCTGCAGTTCCTGGCGGTGGCGGTGGCCCTGGTGGTGTCGGCACTGGCGCCAGGGCTGGCCACCTTGGCGATCGGCGCGATCCTGCTGGGGGCGGCCGCCACCGTCGCCCAGCAGATCGTGCCGTTCACTGCGCTGCTGGTGGCGCCGGAGCGACGCGGTGCGGCCATCGGCACGGTGATGAGCGGCCTGCTGGCCGGCATCCTGCTCAGCCGTACGCTGGCCGGGCTGGTATCGAGCGCCAGCAGTTGGCGCGCCATGTTCTGGCTGGGCGTGCCGCTGGCACTGGGCGCGGCGCTGCTGATGGCGCGTTCGCTGCCACGGCATGCACCGCCGGGCCACCCGCCCGGTTACGGCGCCCTGCTGGGGTCGTTGCGCACACTGTGGCGCGAGCATCCGCTGCTGCGCCGGGCCACCTGGGCGCAGGCGCTGCTGTTCGCTTCGTTCTCGGTGTTCTGGACCACGCTGTCACTGCACCTGGCCGCGCCGCCGCTGCAGCTGGGTGCTGCCACGGCCGGGCTGTTCGGCATCATCGGCGTGGTGGGCGTGGCGATCGCACCGATGGCCGGGCGCCTGGCCGACCGCCGTGGGCCGGCACCGGTGGTGCGGTTGGGTGTACTGGCCACGCTGGCATCGTGGCTGCTGCTGGGCCTGTGGCCAGGCCTGCCCGGCCTGGTGCTGGGCGTGGTGGTGCTCGACTTCGGCGTGCAGGTGGCGCTGGTCAGCCACCAGCACCAGGTGTACGGCCTGCACCCGGAGTTCAAGAGCCGGCTCAACACCGTCTTCATGACGGGCATGTTCCTGGGCGGGGCGTTCGGCTCGTGGGCCGGCGCACTGGCCTGGCATCACTTCGGCTGGACCGGCGTGGCGGTGTTCGGCGGTGCCTTGCCGCTGGCCGCGCTGGCGGTGCTGCAGTGGCGGCCGACGGTGCAGCTGGCACGCCACTGA
- a CDS encoding DNA starvation/stationary phase protection protein: protein MTAPTFSSALRVRNDLGAQAAADLAPALTALLADMFALYLKTKNFHWHMSGPHFRDYHLMLDEQSAQVLATTDAIAERARKVGGTTLRSIGHIQRIQRLLDNDADYVTAQDMLAELADDNRRLVGFLRATHGVCSEYGDVASTSLIETWIDEAERRSWFLGACRETR from the coding sequence ATGACCGCTCCCACCTTTTCCAGCGCCCTGCGCGTACGCAACGACCTGGGCGCGCAGGCCGCCGCCGATCTGGCCCCGGCGCTGACCGCGCTGCTGGCCGACATGTTCGCTCTGTATCTGAAGACCAAGAACTTCCATTGGCACATGAGCGGTCCGCACTTCCGCGATTACCACCTGATGCTGGACGAACAGTCCGCGCAGGTGCTGGCCACCACCGATGCCATTGCCGAGCGTGCGCGCAAGGTCGGCGGCACCACCCTGCGTTCGATCGGCCACATCCAGCGCATCCAGCGCCTGCTGGATAACGATGCCGACTATGTCACCGCGCAGGACATGCTGGCCGAACTGGCCGACGACAATCGCCGCCTGGTCGGCTTCCTGCGTGCCACCCATGGCGTGTGCAGCGAGTACGGCGACGTGGCCAGCACCAGCCTGATCGAAACCTGGATCGACGAGGCCGAACGCCGCAGCTGGTTCCTGGGCGCCTGCCGCGAAACCCGCTGA
- a CDS encoding response regulator transcription factor gives MHRSAPPPAAPPLVVIVDDDPSVRTSLDSLLRSVGLQTRLYAAPGELGAQPLPDVPGCIVLDVRLQGVSGLDVQAQLAAQGVALPVVFMTGHGDIPMTVKAMKAGAVDFLAKPFRDQDMLDAVTAAIERDRQRRQSDGALDGVRAHYATLTSREREVMALVVSGLMNKQVAAELQLSEITVKIHRGNVMRKMGVRSLAELVRQAEALGIGH, from the coding sequence ATGCATCGTTCCGCGCCCCCACCCGCTGCGCCGCCGTTGGTGGTGATCGTGGATGACGATCCGTCCGTGCGCACCTCGCTGGACAGCCTGCTGCGCTCGGTCGGGCTGCAGACGCGCTTGTACGCGGCCCCTGGCGAACTGGGCGCGCAGCCGCTGCCCGATGTGCCCGGCTGCATCGTGCTGGACGTGCGCCTGCAGGGCGTGAGCGGTCTGGATGTGCAGGCCCAGCTGGCCGCCCAGGGCGTGGCCCTGCCGGTGGTGTTCATGACCGGCCATGGCGACATTCCGATGACGGTGAAGGCAATGAAGGCCGGCGCGGTGGATTTCCTGGCCAAGCCCTTCCGCGACCAGGACATGCTGGATGCGGTGACCGCGGCCATCGAGCGCGACCGCCAGCGCCGCCAGAGCGATGGCGCACTGGACGGCGTGCGCGCGCACTACGCCACCCTGACCAGCCGCGAGCGCGAGGTGATGGCGCTGGTGGTGTCGGGCCTGATGAACAAGCAGGTGGCCGCCGAACTGCAGTTGAGCGAGATCACGGTGAAGATCCACCGCGGCAACGTGATGCGCAAGATGGGCGTGCGCTCGCTGGCCGAGCTGGTGCGCCAGGCCGAAGCCCTGGGCATCGGCCACTGA
- a CDS encoding ATP-binding protein — protein MHTPLVVAPAELSPASRLAMLGHDLNNVLQAAAAAIGLALQGGRLGPADSALLDVAGQALQQGAGMARLFLGQDIPRPCSSDGVDLAELVQEMAPLLQHAIAPAMQLELDACALSGRVQVDRSALQRALVNLALNAREACAPGARLRISTDTCTLVVAGPGRTPGRYGIVRVADNGPGIDPAVAARVFEPGASSRGPGRGLGLAQVRAAVEASGGFVDVQSSPRRGTCFLLALPSTIA, from the coding sequence ATGCACACCCCATTGGTAGTGGCTCCCGCCGAGCTGTCCCCCGCCAGCCGCCTGGCCATGCTGGGCCATGATCTGAACAACGTGCTGCAGGCGGCCGCCGCCGCGATCGGGCTGGCACTGCAGGGCGGCCGACTGGGCCCGGCCGACAGCGCGCTGCTGGACGTGGCTGGGCAGGCCCTGCAGCAGGGCGCCGGCATGGCCCGGTTGTTCCTGGGCCAGGACATTCCGCGTCCGTGCAGCAGTGACGGCGTGGATCTGGCCGAGCTGGTGCAGGAAATGGCGCCGCTGCTCCAGCACGCCATCGCCCCGGCCATGCAGCTGGAACTGGATGCGTGCGCGCTGTCCGGACGCGTGCAGGTGGACCGCAGTGCCCTGCAGCGTGCGCTGGTGAACCTGGCCCTGAACGCGCGCGAAGCCTGCGCGCCAGGCGCGCGCCTGCGCATCAGCACCGACACCTGCACCCTGGTGGTCGCCGGGCCCGGCCGAACACCGGGCCGCTACGGCATCGTACGGGTGGCTGACAACGGGCCGGGCATCGACCCGGCGGTGGCCGCGCGTGTGTTCGAGCCCGGCGCCAGCAGCCGTGGCCCGGGGCGCGGCCTCGGCCTGGCCCAGGTGCGCGCCGCGGTGGAAGCCAGCGGTGGCTTCGTGGATGTGCAGTCCTCGCCACGCCGCGGTACCTGCTTCCTGCTGGCCCTGCCCAGCACGATCGCCTGA
- a CDS encoding Ax21 family protein — translation MKNSLIALALAAALPFTASAAENLSYNYAEADYAKTDVDGVKADGYGVKGSYGFLPNFHAFGEYSRQEVDHTNIKVDQWKVGAGYNVEIAPSSDFVARVAYQKFDQKHGLDFNGYSAEAGIRTAFGAHAEVYGLVGYEDYSKKHGVDIDGQWYGRLGGQVKLNQNWGVNGELKMNRHGDKEYTVGPRFSW, via the coding sequence ATGAAGAATTCGCTGATTGCCCTGGCTCTGGCCGCTGCCCTGCCGTTCACGGCTTCGGCCGCTGAAAACCTGTCCTACAACTACGCCGAGGCGGACTACGCCAAGACCGACGTTGATGGCGTGAAGGCCGACGGTTACGGCGTCAAGGGTTCCTACGGCTTCCTGCCGAACTTCCATGCCTTCGGTGAATACAGCCGCCAGGAAGTGGACCACACCAACATCAAGGTCGACCAGTGGAAGGTCGGTGCCGGTTACAACGTTGAAATCGCACCGTCCAGCGACTTCGTCGCCCGCGTGGCCTACCAGAAGTTCGACCAGAAGCACGGCCTGGACTTCAACGGCTACAGCGCTGAAGCCGGTATCCGCACCGCCTTCGGTGCCCACGCCGAAGTCTACGGCCTGGTCGGCTACGAAGATTATTCGAAGAAGCACGGCGTCGATATCGACGGCCAGTGGTACGGCCGCCTGGGTGGCCAGGTGAAGCTGAACCAGAACTGGGGTGTGAACGGCGAGCTGAAGATGAACCGCCACGGCGACAAGGAATACACCGTCGGCCCGCGCTTCAGCTGGTAA
- a CDS encoding alpha/beta hydrolase: MSTVTTPDGVEIFYKDWGPKEAQPIVFHHGWPLSSDDWDTQMLFFLAKGFRVIAHDRRGHGRSAQVSEGHDVDHYAADAAVVMQHLDLRNAVHIGHSTGGGEVARYVARYGQPQGRVAKAVLVSAVPPIMLRTAAYPKGLPIDVFDGLRAALAANRSQFFLDLPGGPFYGFNREGAQIVPGAIQNWWRQGMAGSAKAHYEGIKAFSETDFTDDLKAITVPTLVLHGDDDQIVPIDAAARESIKLLANGTLKVYPGYPHGMLTTHADVINPDLLAFVQG; the protein is encoded by the coding sequence ATGAGCACTGTCACCACCCCCGATGGCGTCGAGATCTTCTACAAGGACTGGGGCCCGAAGGAGGCCCAGCCGATCGTCTTCCACCATGGCTGGCCGCTGTCCAGCGATGACTGGGACACGCAGATGCTGTTCTTCCTGGCCAAGGGCTTCCGCGTGATCGCCCATGACCGCCGCGGCCACGGCCGTTCGGCGCAGGTGAGCGAAGGCCACGACGTGGACCACTACGCCGCCGATGCCGCAGTGGTCATGCAGCACCTGGACCTGCGCAACGCGGTGCATATCGGCCATTCCACCGGCGGTGGCGAAGTGGCGCGCTACGTGGCCCGTTACGGCCAGCCGCAGGGCCGCGTGGCCAAGGCCGTGCTGGTCAGCGCGGTGCCGCCGATCATGCTGCGCACCGCGGCCTACCCCAAGGGCCTGCCGATCGATGTGTTCGACGGTTTGCGTGCAGCACTGGCGGCCAACCGCTCGCAGTTCTTCCTGGACCTGCCCGGCGGCCCGTTCTACGGCTTCAACCGCGAAGGCGCACAGATCGTTCCCGGTGCCATCCAGAACTGGTGGCGGCAGGGCATGGCCGGCAGCGCCAAGGCCCATTACGAAGGCATCAAGGCCTTCTCCGAAACCGACTTCACCGACGATCTGAAGGCGATCACCGTACCGACCCTGGTACTGCATGGTGACGACGACCAGATCGTGCCGATCGATGCGGCCGCGCGTGAGTCGATCAAGCTGCTGGCCAACGGCACGCTGAAGGTCTACCCGGGGTATCCGCACGGCATGCTGACCACCCACGCCGACGTGATCAATCCGGACCTGCTGGCCTTCGTGCAAGGCTGA
- a CDS encoding ATP-binding protein → MPTPRTPSPWTPAPHPSGGGDVVFPHRIIPAMALRAVACVVVLAIALFDTLSTLEGAVAVLYVLPVLLVARTGRRGDIIAVAVAGAGLTLCAYLDTHGIDHVGPQTVRALVSLVAIAIAAVLALQNQRSMRTLADQAVLLDLSHDMIFVRDPAGVIGFWNLTAEQVYGWSREEAAGQPADRLLQTRYPAPRSQIEADLLQHDRWEGLLAQRTRDGRTLWLESRWVLQRDRQGRPLRVLETHTDVSERQAAHAALVRSEQRYRRMFDGSRIGVVEQDWSEVQAELSRHGVGDRAQLQAYLQASPQALTRFRQRARLVGLNPAFRRLIGEGAPPATVDAVLADDDRTFAASLAAFVAGAPHCEGETSIVRADGSTVPVLFTITFPDRREGDGTVLVFVVDIHERKQAEARALAAQAELAHASRVATLGELTASLAHEVNQPLMAVVTNGEAGLRWLRRPQPELHEVELAIERTIAEGRRASGIVKNVRDFLGKTPPAHEVLAPAVLVDDALRLLQHELQREQVQVQVDQVAALPDVPGQRIQLQQVLVNLLLNACQAMSGQPGVRALHIELQAIDGHVRIDVSDTGPGIAAEHVARLFEPFFTTKPQGMGMGLPICRTTVEAHGGQLQVRSTPGTGTCFTLLLATAPETA, encoded by the coding sequence ATGCCAACGCCGCGCACCCCATCCCCCTGGACCCCGGCACCGCACCCCAGTGGCGGCGGCGACGTGGTGTTCCCGCACCGGATCATTCCTGCCATGGCACTGCGTGCGGTGGCCTGCGTGGTGGTGCTGGCCATCGCCCTGTTCGACACGCTGTCCACGCTGGAAGGCGCGGTGGCGGTGCTGTACGTGCTGCCGGTGCTGCTGGTGGCGCGTACCGGCCGCCGCGGCGACATCATCGCCGTGGCCGTGGCCGGCGCCGGGCTGACCCTGTGCGCCTACCTGGATACGCACGGCATCGACCACGTGGGGCCGCAGACCGTGCGCGCACTGGTCAGCCTGGTGGCGATCGCGATCGCGGCCGTGCTGGCCCTGCAGAACCAGCGTTCCATGCGCACCCTGGCCGACCAGGCCGTGCTGCTGGACCTGTCGCACGACATGATCTTCGTGCGCGACCCGGCCGGGGTGATCGGCTTCTGGAACCTGACCGCCGAGCAGGTGTATGGCTGGAGCCGCGAGGAAGCCGCCGGCCAGCCGGCCGACCGCCTGCTGCAGACCCGCTACCCGGCGCCGCGCTCGCAGATTGAAGCGGACCTGCTGCAGCACGACCGCTGGGAAGGCCTGCTGGCGCAGCGCACCCGCGACGGCCGCACGCTGTGGCTGGAAAGCCGCTGGGTGCTGCAGCGCGATCGCCAGGGGCGGCCGCTGCGGGTGCTGGAGACGCATACCGATGTAAGTGAACGGCAGGCCGCACACGCCGCGCTGGTGCGCAGCGAACAGCGCTACCGGCGCATGTTCGACGGCAGCCGCATCGGCGTGGTGGAACAGGACTGGAGCGAGGTGCAGGCCGAACTGTCGCGGCATGGGGTGGGCGACCGCGCGCAGCTGCAGGCCTATCTGCAGGCCTCCCCACAGGCGCTCACCCGCTTCCGGCAACGGGCGCGCCTGGTGGGCCTGAACCCGGCCTTCCGCCGCCTGATCGGCGAAGGCGCACCACCGGCGACGGTCGATGCGGTGCTGGCCGACGACGACCGCACCTTCGCCGCATCGCTGGCCGCCTTCGTGGCCGGCGCGCCGCACTGCGAAGGCGAGACATCCATCGTGCGCGCCGACGGCAGCACGGTGCCGGTACTGTTCACCATCACCTTCCCCGACCGCCGCGAAGGCGATGGCACGGTGCTGGTGTTCGTGGTCGACATCCACGAGCGCAAGCAGGCCGAGGCCCGCGCCTTGGCCGCGCAGGCCGAACTGGCCCATGCCAGCCGCGTGGCCACCCTGGGTGAACTGACCGCGTCGCTGGCACATGAGGTGAACCAGCCGCTGATGGCGGTGGTGACCAATGGCGAGGCCGGGCTGCGCTGGCTGCGCCGGCCGCAGCCGGAGCTGCACGAAGTGGAACTGGCGATCGAGCGCACCATCGCCGAGGGACGCCGCGCCAGCGGCATCGTCAAGAACGTGCGCGACTTCCTGGGCAAGACGCCGCCCGCGCACGAAGTGCTGGCCCCGGCCGTGCTGGTGGACGATGCCCTGCGCCTGCTGCAGCACGAGCTGCAGCGCGAGCAGGTGCAGGTACAGGTGGACCAGGTGGCCGCGCTGCCGGACGTGCCGGGCCAGCGCATCCAGCTGCAGCAGGTGCTGGTGAACCTGCTGTTGAATGCCTGCCAGGCCATGAGCGGCCAGCCCGGCGTGCGCGCCCTGCACATCGAACTGCAGGCGATCGACGGCCACGTGCGCATCGACGTGAGCGACACCGGGCCGGGCATCGCCGCCGAACACGTGGCGCGCCTGTTCGAGCCCTTCTTCACCACCAAGCCGCAGGGCATGGGCATGGGCCTGCCGATCTGCCGCACCACCGTGGAAGCCCACGGCGGCCAGCTGCAGGTGCGCAGCACGCCCGGCACCGGCACCTGCTTTACCCTGCTGCTGGCCACTGCACCGGAGACCGCCTGA
- a CDS encoding cupin domain-containing protein — MSVSAMPLSRHVRSLAHAELAHASALGEVRRLDGTAFPLLQGLSIKRLRLEADAMREAHWHANADELAYVCQGQVRVQVIDNGDQVSAFVVSEGQMFHIPSGALHLIENLGPARAELIIAFSHAHPQDFSLQAAFGAMSDAVLGNTFDLPASAFAALPRDTGSRYLVPRPRGLPPASPDHAQPLRFDVEAQSAPVTFPYGHARVARSQFWPALRHLAMYSLQVGEDGMREPHWHPDTAEMGYVHRGHARMTVLDPDGSTDTYLLSPGDVYFIPPAYPHQIEALGQDIHFLVFFDRPMPADIGYRLCGAALPPATLAATFGVPVERMPVLPATAGDPLIVARGNPLDPCT, encoded by the coding sequence ATGTCTGTTTCTGCCATGCCCCTGTCCCGTCACGTCCGTTCGCTCGCCCACGCAGAACTGGCCCATGCCAGTGCGCTGGGCGAAGTCCGCCGCCTGGACGGCACCGCGTTCCCGCTGCTGCAGGGGCTGTCGATCAAGCGCCTGCGGCTGGAAGCAGACGCCATGCGCGAAGCGCACTGGCATGCCAATGCCGATGAACTGGCCTACGTCTGCCAGGGCCAGGTGCGCGTGCAGGTGATCGACAACGGTGACCAGGTGAGTGCGTTTGTCGTGTCAGAAGGGCAGATGTTCCATATTCCCAGCGGTGCCCTGCACCTGATTGAAAACCTGGGCCCCGCCCGCGCCGAACTGATCATCGCCTTCAGCCATGCGCACCCGCAGGATTTCTCGCTGCAGGCAGCCTTCGGTGCGATGAGCGACGCCGTGCTGGGCAATACCTTCGATCTGCCCGCCAGCGCCTTTGCGGCGCTGCCACGCGATACCGGCAGCCGCTACCTGGTACCGCGCCCGCGGGGTCTGCCGCCTGCGTCGCCCGATCATGCGCAGCCGCTGCGCTTCGATGTGGAAGCGCAGTCGGCACCGGTGACCTTCCCGTATGGCCACGCACGGGTCGCCCGCAGCCAGTTCTGGCCCGCCCTGCGCCATCTGGCCATGTACTCGCTGCAGGTTGGCGAAGACGGCATGCGCGAACCGCACTGGCACCCCGATACCGCCGAAATGGGCTACGTGCACCGCGGCCATGCGCGCATGACCGTGCTCGACCCCGACGGCAGCACCGACACCTACCTGCTGTCACCGGGCGATGTGTACTTCATTCCCCCGGCCTATCCACACCAGATCGAGGCACTGGGGCAGGACATCCATTTCCTGGTGTTCTTCGACCGACCGATGCCCGCCGATATCGGCTACCGCCTGTGTGGCGCGGCGCTGCCACCGGCCACCCTGGCGGCGACCTTCGGCGTACCGGTGGAGCGCATGCCGGTGCTGCCGGCCACCGCCGGCGACCCGCTGATCGTGGCCCGCGGCAATCCTCTCGATCCCTGCACCTGA
- a CDS encoding DUF1428 domain-containing protein produces MSYIDGFVLAVPTANKEKFLAHARMGDVVFIEYGALRVVECWGDDVPPGKTTDFFGAVKATPDETVVFSWIEWPDKATRDAGMQKMMEDPRMDPSKNPMPFDGARMIYGGFVPILDLLP; encoded by the coding sequence ATGAGCTACATCGATGGTTTCGTCCTGGCGGTGCCCACCGCCAACAAGGAAAAATTCCTGGCCCACGCCCGCATGGGCGACGTCGTGTTCATTGAATACGGCGCGCTGCGCGTGGTCGAGTGCTGGGGCGACGATGTGCCGCCAGGCAAGACCACCGACTTCTTCGGCGCGGTGAAGGCCACGCCGGATGAGACGGTGGTGTTTTCCTGGATTGAATGGCCCGACAAGGCCACCCGCGATGCGGGCATGCAGAAGATGATGGAAGACCCGCGCATGGATCCGTCGAAGAACCCGATGCCCTTTGATGGCGCGCGGATGATCTATGGCGGCTTCGTGCCGATCCTGGATCTTTTGCCCTGA
- a CDS encoding response regulator, producing the protein MFPPPLIAIVDDDAGVRASLSSLMRALGYAVRAYAHGQALLDDSTLPAPACIISDVQMPVLDGEQLQARLRARGALPPMIFLTAFPTAAVEQRVRASGAAAFLRKPVDADALADCLQRLFEAGDHTKVCPGEPSV; encoded by the coding sequence ATGTTTCCGCCCCCCCTCATCGCGATCGTGGACGACGATGCCGGCGTCCGCGCGTCGCTGTCCAGCCTGATGCGCGCGCTGGGCTATGCCGTGCGTGCCTACGCCCACGGCCAGGCGCTGCTGGATGACAGCACGCTGCCCGCGCCGGCCTGCATCATCAGCGATGTGCAGATGCCCGTACTCGATGGTGAACAACTGCAGGCACGCCTGCGCGCGCGCGGTGCGCTGCCGCCGATGATCTTCCTGACCGCCTTCCCCACCGCGGCCGTGGAACAGCGCGTGCGGGCGTCCGGCGCGGCGGCGTTCCTGCGCAAGCCGGTGGACGCCGATGCCCTGGCCGACTGCCTGCAGCGACTGTTCGAGGCAGGCGATCACACCAAGGTATGCCCCGGCGAACCGAGCGTGTGA